The proteins below are encoded in one region of Lactuca sativa cultivar Salinas chromosome 3, Lsat_Salinas_v11, whole genome shotgun sequence:
- the LOC111907324 gene encoding uncharacterized protein LOC111907324 → MDLFRKVEVNIPLLDTIKQLPRYAKFLKELCTSKRKLKGNEKVKVSENVSAVLQKRLPPKCKDPGVFTVPCKLGNLSVPRAMLDLGASINVLPSSLFKTIAVGPLKRTGVIIQLAGRSLVHPKGVLEDVLVQVNELIFLADFYVLDMGDDDTPNSGSILWGRPFLKTARTKIDVYDGTLLMEFDGEVINFNIYDLMRYPNDVSTLNFIDVIEPLSAEYFKITNCESLALVLHRNLSINAAQVISENYVVDREVQEMAAHMDQQRKLRYGTQTLKLPISNSKLFPSVVQAPILELKTLPEHLKYAYLGEEEALPVIISNKLLEK, encoded by the coding sequence ATGGATTTATTCAGAAAGGTTGAGGTAAATATTCCCCTTCTTGATACAATTAAACAACTCCCCCGATATGCTAAATTTTTGAAAGAGTTGTGTACTTCAAAAAGAAAGTTAAAGGGAAACGAAAAAGTTAAAGTAAGCGAGAATGTTTCAGCTGTTTTACAAAAAAGGCTACCCCCAAAGTGTAAGGATCCAGGAGTATTTACTGTTCCTTGCAAGTTGGGGAACCTTTCGGTGCCAAGAGCTATGTTGGACTTAGGAGCTTCTATAAATGTTTTGCCATCTTCACTCTTTAAAACTATTGCGGTAGGGCCATTAAAAAGAACAGGAGTCATCATTCAGTTAGCTGGTCGTTCTCTGGTGCACCCAAAAGGTGTGCTGGAAGACGTTTTGGTTCAAGTGAATGAACTCATATTCCTAGCTGATTTCTATGTTTTGGATATGGGAGATGACGACACACCAAATTCAGGTTCCATTCTTTGGGGGAGACCATTTTTAAAAACTGCCAGAACCAAAATAGATGTTTATGATGGTACCCTTTTAATGGAATTTGATGGTGAAGTTATCAACTTCAATATTTATGATCTCATGCGTTACCCTAATGATGTTTCAACCCTTAATTTCATTGATGTAATTGAACCATTATCTGCAGAATATTTTAAGATTACTAACTGTGAGTCACTAGCATTAGTGCTCCATAGAAATTTGTCTATTAATGCAGCTCAGGTTATATCAGAAAATTATGTGGTTGATAGAGAAGTTCAAGAGATGGCAGCTCATATGGACCAGCAGAGAAAGTTGAGGTATGGTACCCAAACTCTTAAATTACCAATTTCTAACTCCAAGCTTTTTCCATCTGTTGTGCAAGCTCCCATCTTGGAGCTGAAGACACTTCCAGAACACCTGAAATATGCAtatcttggagaagaagaagcATTACCAGTTATCATATCCAACAAGCTATTAGAAAAATAA